One Thalassospira marina DNA window includes the following coding sequences:
- a CDS encoding PAS domain-containing methyl-accepting chemotaxis protein yields MGYVMSCFNFFSSDKASLAKETLLALEKSLAVIEFDVEGRILRANENFLGLMGYRLEEITGKHHSIFVDEKLVRTPEYKAFWADLKAGRFQQAAFPRYTKDGSRVWIEASYNPVCDQNGNVLKIVKLATDITAREKRHADQEGKVNAIRRSQAVIEFDLKGNILDANENFLSVMGYSLAEIKGKSHRIFLEADYASSADYQAFWRALGQGEFVAQQFKRIAKGGREVWIQASYNPIFDPDGVPYKVVKYATDITEQIQLLSDLKSMIDVNFAEIDQNLNSLDDQASFASRTSEETSANVQAVAASAEELLASITEISRSMSAARLSTDQVFEKAVEAGASTDRMDDVVSSMGSIIEVIQNIASQINLLALNATIESARAGEAGKGFAVVANEVKNLAKQAARATEQISADIGGVQAIAKEVAGVLGAIRNDVEGVVNNVTSISSAVEEQSAVTGEVSVNMQSMAVSVESFTTTINQIKNGSMQVAGSVGRTREAAMVLAR; encoded by the coding sequence ATGGGGTATGTCATGTCCTGCTTTAATTTCTTCTCGTCCGATAAAGCGTCTCTGGCCAAAGAAACCCTCCTGGCGTTGGAGAAATCTTTGGCAGTGATTGAATTTGACGTAGAGGGACGGATCCTTCGGGCAAATGAAAACTTCCTTGGCCTGATGGGATATCGTCTTGAAGAAATTACAGGCAAACATCATTCGATATTTGTTGATGAAAAGCTGGTTCGTACCCCCGAATACAAAGCGTTCTGGGCTGATTTGAAAGCAGGCCGGTTTCAGCAGGCCGCCTTTCCCCGTTATACCAAGGATGGCAGCCGGGTCTGGATCGAGGCGAGCTATAACCCGGTTTGTGACCAGAATGGCAATGTGCTGAAAATTGTTAAGCTGGCGACGGATATTACGGCGCGCGAGAAACGCCATGCCGACCAGGAAGGCAAGGTAAATGCCATTCGCCGCAGCCAGGCCGTGATCGAGTTCGACCTGAAAGGCAATATCCTTGATGCCAACGAGAATTTCCTGTCGGTGATGGGATATTCGCTGGCTGAAATCAAAGGGAAAAGCCACCGTATTTTTTTAGAGGCAGACTATGCCAGCAGTGCCGATTACCAGGCCTTCTGGCGGGCGCTGGGGCAGGGTGAATTTGTTGCCCAGCAGTTCAAGCGCATTGCCAAGGGTGGGCGTGAAGTATGGATCCAGGCATCCTATAACCCGATATTCGACCCCGATGGCGTGCCCTATAAGGTGGTTAAATACGCAACTGATATTACCGAGCAGATCCAGCTTCTGTCTGATCTGAAATCGATGATTGATGTCAATTTTGCCGAGATCGACCAGAACCTGAATTCGCTTGATGATCAGGCCAGCTTTGCATCGAGAACATCGGAAGAAACATCGGCCAATGTGCAGGCGGTAGCGGCGAGTGCCGAAGAATTGCTGGCATCCATTACTGAAATTTCACGCAGCATGTCAGCTGCGCGGTTATCTACCGATCAGGTTTTTGAAAAGGCGGTTGAGGCTGGTGCTTCGACCGATCGCATGGATGATGTGGTTTCATCGATGGGCAGCATTATTGAAGTGATTCAGAATATTGCCAGCCAGATCAACCTTTTGGCGCTGAACGCGACAATCGAATCTGCCCGCGCGGGCGAGGCCGGAAAAGGCTTTGCTGTTGTAGCAAATGAAGTAAAGAACCTTGCCAAACAGGCCGCCCGGGCGACGGAACAGATATCGGCAGATATTGGCGGCGTGCAGGCGATCGCCAAGGAGGTTGCCGGTGTTCTGGGGGCCATTCGCAATGATGTGGAAGGTGTCGTGAATAACGTCACCAGTATTTCATCAGCGGTGGAAGAGCAAAGTGCGGTGACGGGTGAGGTGTCGGTCAATATGCAGTCGATGGCGGTTTCGGTCGAAAGTTTTACGACCACGATTAACCAGATCAAAAATGGATCGATGCAGGTGGCCGGGTCAGTTGGCCGCACCCGTGAAGCCGCGATGGTGTTGGCGCGTTAA